A window of the Pogona vitticeps strain Pit_001003342236 chromosome 4, PviZW2.1, whole genome shotgun sequence genome harbors these coding sequences:
- the STMN2 gene encoding stathmin-2 has product MAKTAMAYKEKMKELSMLSLICSCFYPEPRNINIYTYDDMEIKHINKRASGQAFELILKPPSPVSEAPRTLASPKKKDLSLEEIQKKLEAAEERRKSQEAQVLKQLAEKREHEREVLQKALEENNNFSKMAEEKLILKMEQIKENREANLAALIERLQEKERHAAEVRRNKELQVELSG; this is encoded by the exons CCTACAAGGAAAAGATGAAGGAGCTGTCCATGCTGTCTTTGATCTGCTCCTGTTTTTATCCTGAGCCTCGcaatattaatatatatacatatgatG ATATGGAAATTAAACATATCAACAAACGTGCCTCTGGCCAAGCTTTTGAACTGATCTTAAAGCCACCTTCTCCAGTTTCGGAAGCACCACGAACTTTAGCCTCTCCAAAGAAGAAGGATTTGTCCCTTGAGGAGATCCAGAAGAAACTGGAAGctgcagaggagaggagaaag TCCCAGGAGGCCCAGGTGTTGAAACAACTGGCAGAAAAGAGAGAACATGAACGAGAAGTCCTTCAGAAGGCTTTGGAGGAGAACAATAACTTCAGCAAAATGGCAGAGGAAAAACTGATACTGAAAATGGAACAGATCAAAGAAAACCGTGAAGCTAACCTAGCTGCTCTTATTGAACGCCTCCAGGAGAAG GAGAGGCATGCTGCAGAGGTCCGCAGAAACAAGGAGCTCCAGGTGGAACTGTCTGGCTGA